CTTGCCGAGTGCCGCGGCCATGTGCATGGGGACGGAGTCCACGCCGATGAACATCCTGGCGCCGTCTATGATGGCCGCCAGCTGGTTCAGGGTCAGCCGGCCGGCGACGGAGACGACGCGGTCGGAGCGGATTTTCCCCTGTATGGCGGCGACCATGTCCATCTCGGCCGGGTCGGGCGCGGCGGTGAGAACGATGGACCAGCCGTCGGATGCCAGCGCTTCCGCCAGCCCGGCGAATCTATCGTCCTCCCAGCATTTGAAGAACCAGCGGGAGGATGGGTGGATGACGATGTAGGGACCGCTGACGCCGGCTTCGCGGAGCAGCGCCGCCACCGCTTCCCGGTCGGATGCCTGGATCGGCAGCACGCAGCGCTGCTCGTCGGCAGTCGGCGTGATGCCTAGCGGCGATAGCGCCAGCAGGTTCTGGCTGACAGTGTGCAGGGTGTCGCTCGGCGCCAGCGGGGCTAGGGCCGTGAAGAAACGGTGCCACGGGCTCTTGCGGCGTTTCGGGTAGTCGAAGCCGATCGCGTGCCGGCGGGCCAGCAGCTTGGCGAAAAACGCCCCCTGCATCTGGTCGCTCAGGTGGATCACCGTCTGGTAGCGCCGCCGGCGCAGTGCCAGCAGCAGGCGCAGCTGCGAGACCAGCTTGCGCCAGCCGCGCAATGAGCGGTCAAGCGTCCATACGCGGGCGATGTCGGGGTTGTGTTGCAGCAGCGGGACGGTCTCCCGGTAGACCAGCATGTCGATCTCGCACTGCGGGAAGCGCGATTTCAGCGTCCGGGCCACCGGGGTGGTGAGCAGAATGTCGCCATGATGGCGCAGCTTGATCAGAAGGATGCGGTCGGGTGCTTCGGTCTGGGGCATAAGAGGGTGCGGATGTTTGTCCCGGGCGACGCCTGGGAAGGCTCGGCGGGCGCGCTGATGCGATTTAGTAGACGCCACGGCGGCATCACGATCAGGCGATTATATACGACATGGGAGCCTTCTTGAGGAAGCTTGCTGCCCATGATTATTGCTGCGATGATTGCGCCTCCCCAAGCATTTGGCCGAGGCGCGCCGGAAGCGGGGTGGATGTATGAAGAATAATATCTGGAGTGTGTGTGCGTAATGCGTGATCTGTCCGATTTTGGCTTGGCCGACTGGCTGAGGCTGTCGCCGTGCCATGATGCGCTCAAGCAGTGGCGGAATGATGTGTGGCAATCCATGTATCTGGCCAAGCGCGCCGCGGGGCAGGAACGCTTTGTCGAGGACCTGCGCGACCCGGCCGCGAATCTGGGCCTGGTTGTCGCATTCGAGCAGCCCTGGGCGCTGAATTGGCAGCTGGAGCGGGCCCGCGTCAATATTCCGGATACCCGGATGGCGGTGTTCGACAATTCCAGGCGTCCGGAAATGAGACGGCAGATCGAGCAGGTCTGCCGCGAGAACCAGGTGCCCTATCTGGCTTTGCCGGCCAACCCGACCCGCCATGTCAATCGCTCGCACGGTTTCGCGATGAGCTGGATTTACCGCAATGTCGTGCTTCCGGCCGCGCCCCGCAGCTTCGCCTTCATCGACCACGACATGATTCCGGTGGCGTCCAGCAGGCTGCTGGTCGACCTGGACGACCAGCCCGTGTACGGTCTCCCTAACCACGGCGAGTGGGGCTGGCACCTGTGGGCCGGGTATTGCGCGTTCCTTTTCGACCACGTGAGGCGCCGCCGGCTCAATTTCCTCTATGACTTTTCCAACGGGCTCGACACCGGCGGCCGCAACTGGCGCTCCCTGTATCGCGAGCTCGATTCTGATCGTCTGAGAATGGCCAAGCATCGCATGCGCGAGATCATTGACCCGGTCAGCAGACACCCCTTCACCATCCAGGTGATCGACGACTGCTGGTATCACATCGGCAGCATCAGCTATAACAACGGTTTCGAGTCGCAGTTCGAGCTGTGCCAGCACCTTGCCGCGGCCCTGGCCGAAGGCCTGCCGTGGGCCGAGTTGTGTCCGCCGGAGGCTTAACGGACTTCGCATGTCGGATTTCATACTTTTCACCGAGTCCTCTCCGAACGTGGGCGGACAGGAACTGCAGTTGATGCAGCAGATGAAGCTGCTGGAGGGCGCGGGCTATCGTCCCGTCTTGGCGTGCCGGCCGGGTACGCGGGTGGCCGAGGTGGCGGAAGACAAGGGACTGGCCATCCTGCCGTTCCGCTTTCGCAACAGCGCGCACCCTTCGACGATGCTGGGCTTGTGGCGCTGGATGGCCGCTCACCGGCCGGCCCTCGCCATTTGCCATAGCGGCCACGATTGCAACAACCTGGCCTTGGCGGCCAGGTTGTTGCCAAAGCGGCCTTTCCTGCTTCGCTCCCGAACCTACCAGGCCGGCTATCCTTCAGCCTGGACCTACAATCGGCTGGTGGACGCGACGATGTTGCCGAGCGAGTGCCTGCGGCAGGCCTTGCTGCGGAATCCCGCGATCCGGCCCGAGCGCCTGCATGTTGTGTATCCCGGCATCGATTTCGCCCGGCTGGACCTGGCGGCCGAACGGCCGCTGCCGGAAAACATTTCCGCCTGGCTGGCCCGGGAGCAGGGGCCGGTGCTGGTGCATGCGGCGATGCTGCGCGGAGAAAAGGGGCACCGGGTCCTGCTGCAGGCATTGGCTGCCTTGCGAGAACAATGGCCGACATTGCGGTACGTGATCGCGGGCGAGGGAGGCGAAAGAGGCGCGATCGAAGGAGAGATCGAGCGGCTGGGGCTGCGGGACCGGGTCCTGCTGGCCGGCGTAGTCGATCCCATCGCGCCGCTGCTCCGGCGCGCCGACATCGTGGTCATGCCGTCCACTTACGAGCCGCTGGGCATGTCGCAGATCGAGTCGCTGGGGTTGGGCGTTCCGGTGGTGGCCAGCCGCACGGGAGGCATCCCGGAAACGGTATCGGATGGCGTGAGCGGTTTGCTCGCGGCGCCGGGCGACGTGGGAGAGTGGACGCAGGCCTTGGGCCGCGCCTTGTCCGACCTGCCCGGAATGCGCGCGATGGCCGATGCGGGACGGCACGATGTCCGGCAGCGGTTTTCAGTCGAGCATAATCTGGACAGCATTCTTCAATTGGCGGGACTGCCGCGCCAAGCGCGCGGATGACGGGATTTCGGATGAAAGATTCGTTCAAGAATAGTTGGGCCATCTACCGGCGGCTGCTGGGCTATCTGCTGGGCTACTGGAAAGTGCTGCTGCTGTCGATGCTGTCGATGGCGGTGGCGGCGCTGACCGAGCCGGCGGTCGCCAAGCTGCTCAAGCCGCTGATAGACGGCGGCTTCGTCAACAAGGATCCGCAGGTGATCATGTGGGTGCCGCTGGCCATCATCGGCATCTACCTGATACGCGGCTTGGCCGGCTTCATCAACGAATACACCGCCAGCTGGCTGACGGGGCAACTGGTGCAGCGGCTCAGGCAGCAGATGTTCGCCAAGCTGGTGAATCTGCCGGCGCGCTATTACGACGAGCACCAGTCCGGCCGGCTGATGTCGCGCATCACCAACGACGTCAACCAGGTGACCGAGGCCGGTTTCAACGTGATCACCGTCACGGTGCGCGACGGCCTGACCGCGCTCGGCATGCTGGGGCTGATGCTGACCACCGACTGGCAGCTGACGCTGATCTGCCTGGTGGTGATGCCGGCGGTCACCTATTGCATGCGGCTGGTCGGGCAGCGCCTGCGCGGCCTGGCGCGCCAGAACCAGCAGCACATGGCGCAGATGACCCAGGTGCTGGCGGAGAGCATCCAGTGCCAGCGCGCGATCAAGGTGTACGGCGGACAAGAGCGCGAGATGGCGCGGTTCGACCACACGGCGACGTCGGTGCGCCGCAACCAGGTCAAGCAGAGCGCCGCGAGCGCCGCCAATACCGGCGTCACGCAGCTGATGATCGCGTGCGCGCTGGCGGCGATTTTGTACTTCGCCGGTCTGCGCGCCCAGCATGGCGGACTGACCGCCGGCGACTTCATGGTGTTCCTGACCGCGATGCTGGGCTTGTTCGCCCCGGTGAAGCGGATTTCCAGCGTATCGCAAGCGATGCAGCGCGGCTTGGCGGCGGCGGAGTCGGTATTCGCCTTCATCGACGAGCCGGGGGAGCCGGACGACGGCGCCAGCGCCTTGCCGGCCACACGCGGCCGGCTGAGCTTCGATGCGGTCAGCTTTGCCTATCCCAATGTCGATAGCCCGGCGCTGTCGGGAATCGACCTGGAAATCCAGCCGGGCGAAACTGTGGCGCTGGTGGGTTCGTCAGGCAGCGGCAAGACCACGCTGGCTAGCCTGGTGCCCCGTTTCTACGAGCCTTCGGCCGGGCGCCTGCTGCTGGACGGCGTGCCATTGGCCGATATCCCGCTGCGGCAACTGCGCGGCCATATCGCGCTGGTCAGCCAGCAGGTGGAGCTGTTCAACGACACGGTGGCGGCCAATATCGCCTATGGCAGGGAAGACGCGTCGCGGGAGGAAATCGTCGAGGCGGCGAGAGCGGCCAATGCGATGGAGTTCATCGAAGGCCTGCCTGATGGGCTGGAAACCGTGATCGGCGAGAACGGCGCCCGGCTGTCAGGCGGGCAGCGCCAGCGGCTGGCGATCGCGCGCGCGCTGCTGAAGAATGCGCCGCTGCTGATCCTGGACGAGGCGACCTCGGCGCTGGATACCCAGTCGGAGCGGCTGGTGCAGGCGGCGCTGGAAAACCTGATGAAGAACCGCACCACCATCGTCATCGCGCACCGGCTGTCCACCATCGAGAACGCCGACCGCATCGTGGTGATGCACCAGGGCCGTCTGGCCGAACAGGGGCGCCACCAGGCGCTGCTGGAGCAAGGCGGCTTGTACGCCAGGCTGCACAGCCTGCAGTTCAGCGAGCCGCAGGCGGACTGAGCCACCCCGCGGCTGCTGGCGAAAAGCGACAAGGCTGCCCTGGGGCAGCCTTGTTTCGTTGGCGATCGCGCCTGAGCGCTCAATCACTCAACGTTTGGAGAACAGCGGTTCCTGCGGCGCCAGCTCGCGGCCGTTTTCCCGTATCGTGTGCCAGACCGGCTGGCCTTGCACCTGGGGATGGACATCGCGCGCCAGCGACACATAGGCCTTGCTGTCGCGGGCATTGGAGTAGGCGCGCAGCAGGGCCACTTTGGCGTGCAGATTGTCGGGATCGTCCTTCAGGGAATCTTTCAGAACGCGAACGGCTTCGCGGGTACGGCCATAGGCCAGAAAGACTTCGGCCTCTCCGACTGGGTCGATGCCGCGCTGGACGGGTTTGGTGTAACGCATATGGCGCCAGAACTGGCGCAACGAATAATAGACGAGCATCAGGGCCAGGCTGCTGGCCAGTGCCGTAAAGACATCCATTCTATTTCTCCCCCCCTCGTGTGAAACAACATCTTATTTAGTCTGTTGATTATTCTGACGAGGCGGGTGGCTTGGCAATGCGTATAAATCCGTAGCCCGGCCACCCGGACAGCCGGAGATCAGCTGTTTTCGCGCAGAATCTTGTCCAGCAAGGCGGTGTCCAACCCCGACTTTATCACGGCCTGGCCCAGCTCGCGCAACAATACGAAGCGCACGGTGCCCGCCTCCACCTTCTTGTCGTGGCTCATCAGGTTCAGCCATTGTTCGGTTGGCATGGAGGGCGCCTTGACCGGCAGTCCGGCGGCGGCGATCAGCCGACGCACGCGTTCGGCCTCGTCCCGGCCGATCCAGCCGAGCTCGGCGGACGCCGCCGCGGCCAGAACCATGCCGGCAGCCACCGCTTCGCCGTGCAGCCAGGCGCCGTAGCCCATGCCCGCCTCGATGGCGTGGCCGAAGGTATGGCCCAGGTTCAGGAGCGCGCGAACGCCGTTTTCCTTTTCGTCCTCGGCGACGATGGCGGCCTTCATTTCGCAGCTGCGTTTCACCGCGTACTGCAGCGCGTCGCCGTCGCGCGCGCGCAGCTTGGCCATATTGGCTTCCAGCCAGGCGAGGAAGCCGGCGTCGCCGAGCAGGCCGTATTTGATCACCTCGGCCAAGCCGGCCGATAGTTCGCGGTCGGGCAGCGTGGCGAGCAGCTCCATGTCCGCGATCACCGCTTTGGGCTGGTAGAAGGCGCCTATCATGTTCTTGCCCAGCGGGTGGTTGATCGCGGTCTTGCCGCCGACCGAGGAGTCCACCTGGGCGAGCAGCGTGGTGGGAATCTGGATGAAGGGCGCGCCGCGCTGGTAGCAGGCGGCGGCGAAGCCGGTCATGTCGCCGATCACGCCTCCGCCCAGCGCGATCAGCGTGGTCTTGCGCTCGGCGTTGCCGGACAGCAGCGCGTCGAAGATCAGGTTGAGCGTCTGCCAGTCCTTGTGCTGCTCGCCGTCGGGCAGCACTACGCTGGAGCAGGCCACGCCGCGCGCTTCCAGCGCCTGTTGCAGCCGCTGCAGGTACAGCGGGGCCACGGTGGCGTTGCTGACGATGGCCGCCTTGGGCAGCGGCAGGTGGGGTAGCAGCAGGTCGACCTGTTCCAGAAGTCCGTGGCCAATGTGTATCGGGTATCGGGTGTCGGGCAGGATCAGGTCGAGGGTGATCACTAGTCGGTTTCCTTGGGATGGTGCGGGGAGTCCAACAACTGGTCGACCAGACGGCCGACCAGCAGATTGACGTTCTGCTGGGTGGTGTCGATGATGATGTCGGCGATTTCGCGGTAAAACGGATCGCGCTCGTTGAACAGGCTTTCCAGTTTGGCGCGAGGGTCGGCGATCTGCAGCAGCGGACGGTTCTTGTCGTGCTGGGTGCGGGCCAGAAGGTCGTCTATCGAGGCGCGCAGGTAGATCACTGTGCCGTGGCTGGCCAGCACCTTGCGGTTTTCCTCGCGCAGCACAGCGCCGCCGCCGGTGGCGAGCACGATGTCGCGCTGCTGGGCCAGGTCGCGGATCACGCAGGCCTCGCGGTTGCGGAAGCGCATTTCGCCTTCGATGTCGAAGATGGTGGCCACGCGCACGCCGGTGCGCGCCTCGATCTCCTGGTCGGAGTCGTAGAACGTTTTGCCGGTGCGGCGCGCCAGCGCTCTGCCCACCGTGGTCTTGCCCGCGCCCATCAGACCGACCAGAAAAAAGTTGCCTGCCAGTTTCTCCATGGCAGGCATTGTAGCCGATCGTTAACGAATCTGTCTTGGCCGCTTAGCGAGACTCGGCGACCAGGTCGTTGATCACTTTGGGCGTGATGAAAATCAGCAGTTCGCTGCGTTTGTCGATCTTCTGCGAGCTGCGGAACAGCGCGCCCAGCAAGGGGATGTCGCCGAGGAAGGGCACCTTGTTGATCACATCGTTCAGCTGTTGCTGGTAGATGCCGCCCAGCACTACTGTGCCGCCGTTTTCCACCAGCACCTGGGTGATGATCTTCTCGGTCGACAGCGACGGCGTGCCGTTGACGGTTTTCTCGAAGTTGGCTGAATCCTTGTTGACGGTGATGTCCATGATCACGTGGTTGTCCGGCGTGATCTGCGGCTTGACGTTGAGGCGGAGCACCGCCTTCTTGAACGACACCGAGGTCGCGCCGCTGGAGCTGGCCTCCTGGTAGGGGATTTCCGTGCCCTGCTCGATGGAGGCTTCCTGGCGGTCGGCGGTCATCACCCGCGGGCTGGAAATGATGCGGCCCTTGTCCTCGGCCTGCATCGCCTGCAGCTCCAGTCCCAGGATCACCGAGTGGCCGACGTTGTACAGCGCGGACAACGTGCCGTACGGGGTGGCGATAGGCAGGTTGACGCCGGCGGGCGTGGTCTGGATCACGTAGGGTTGGTTGTTGTTCAGGTTGGTGACGTTGTTGACGTTGGTGCCGAGCGGGTTGCCGGAAATGATGCCCTTGGGGTCCATTCTGTCGTAGGTGAGCTTGATGCCCAGATCGCGTTCCCAGTTGTCGGTGGCCTCGACGATGCGGGCCTCGATCAACACCTGCTTCACGGGGATGTCGGTCTTGGTGATGACGTCGCGGATCTTGTCTATCGCCGTGCCGATGTCGTTGACGATCAGCGTGTTGGTCTTGGGGTCGATCAGCACGCTGCCGCGTTCGGACAGCAGGCTCTCCTTCTTGCCAGAGTTGTTGTCGCCATCCAGCACCTTCTTGAAGTCCTCGGCCGAGCGGTAGCGCAGCACGAAGGTTTCCGAGCGCAGCGGCTCCAGCGTCGCCAGCTGTTGCCGCGCCTCCTGCACCTGCTTGTCGCGCGCCAGCAGTTCGTCGCGCGGCGCGATCTGGATGATGTTGCCGTTGCGGCGCTGGTCCAGTCCCTTGCTCTGCAGGATCAGGTCAAGCGCCTGGTCCCAGGGCACGTCCTTCAGCCTGAGCGTGATGTTGCCGGTGACGGAGTCGCTGGTGACGACGTTGAGGCCGGTGAATTCGGCGATCACCTGCAGCACGGTGCGGACTTCGATGTTCTGGAAATTCAGCGACAGCTTGTCGCCCTTGTACTGGGGCTTGCCGGCCGCGCCGCCAGCCGTTTCGAGCGCCGGTCGGCGCACTTCCACCACCAGCTTGCCGTCGGTCTGGTATGACGAGTATTCCCAGTCGCCCTGCGGAATCACCGTGACGCGGATGTTGCCGCCCAGGTTGGCGGCATCCACCTTGGCCACCGGGGTGCCGAAGTCGGTGACGTCGACGCGGCGCACCAATTGGGGCGGCAGCGAGGCGCCGGCGATGTCCACCACCAGGTTGGCGCCGTCTCGGCGGATGTCCACCGGCGTGTTGGCGCTGGGGAGCGCCAGCTCGACCCGGCCCTCGCCATTGCGGCCGCGGCGGAAGTCCAGGCCGGCCGCGCCTTTTGCGGCGATCTGCGCCTGCGCGTCGGCGCGGGACGTCGGCACCAGCTCCTGCGGCGTGGCGGCCTGTTCGGTC
This genomic window from Chromobacterium violaceum ATCC 12472 contains:
- a CDS encoding glycosyltransferase family 4 protein, with translation MSDFILFTESSPNVGGQELQLMQQMKLLEGAGYRPVLACRPGTRVAEVAEDKGLAILPFRFRNSAHPSTMLGLWRWMAAHRPALAICHSGHDCNNLALAARLLPKRPFLLRSRTYQAGYPSAWTYNRLVDATMLPSECLRQALLRNPAIRPERLHVVYPGIDFARLDLAAERPLPENISAWLAREQGPVLVHAAMLRGEKGHRVLLQALAALREQWPTLRYVIAGEGGERGAIEGEIERLGLRDRVLLAGVVDPIAPLLRRADIVVMPSTYEPLGMSQIESLGLGVPVVASRTGGIPETVSDGVSGLLAAPGDVGEWTQALGRALSDLPGMRAMADAGRHDVRQRFSVEHNLDSILQLAGLPRQARG
- the msbA gene encoding lipid A export permease/ATP-binding protein MsbA, producing MKDSFKNSWAIYRRLLGYLLGYWKVLLLSMLSMAVAALTEPAVAKLLKPLIDGGFVNKDPQVIMWVPLAIIGIYLIRGLAGFINEYTASWLTGQLVQRLRQQMFAKLVNLPARYYDEHQSGRLMSRITNDVNQVTEAGFNVITVTVRDGLTALGMLGLMLTTDWQLTLICLVVMPAVTYCMRLVGQRLRGLARQNQQHMAQMTQVLAESIQCQRAIKVYGGQEREMARFDHTATSVRRNQVKQSAASAANTGVTQLMIACALAAILYFAGLRAQHGGLTAGDFMVFLTAMLGLFAPVKRISSVSQAMQRGLAAAESVFAFIDEPGEPDDGASALPATRGRLSFDAVSFAYPNVDSPALSGIDLEIQPGETVALVGSSGSGKTTLASLVPRFYEPSAGRLLLDGVPLADIPLRQLRGHIALVSQQVELFNDTVAANIAYGREDASREEIVEAARAANAMEFIEGLPDGLETVIGENGARLSGGQRQRLAIARALLKNAPLLILDEATSALDTQSERLVQAALENLMKNRTTIVIAHRLSTIENADRIVVMHQGRLAEQGRHQALLEQGGLYARLHSLQFSEPQAD
- the rfaQ gene encoding putative lipopolysaccharide heptosyltransferase III, which translates into the protein MPQTEAPDRILLIKLRHHGDILLTTPVARTLKSRFPQCEIDMLVYRETVPLLQHNPDIARVWTLDRSLRGWRKLVSQLRLLLALRRRRYQTVIHLSDQMQGAFFAKLLARRHAIGFDYPKRRKSPWHRFFTALAPLAPSDTLHTVSQNLLALSPLGITPTADEQRCVLPIQASDREAVAALLREAGVSGPYIVIHPSSRWFFKCWEDDRFAGLAEALASDGWSIVLTAAPDPAEMDMVAAIQGKIRSDRVVSVAGRLTLNQLAAIIDGARMFIGVDSVPMHMAAALGKDTVALFGPSKIHEWHPWMTRHRLLNAADYGELIDPDQVDTSTRQRYLKNIPLEAALRASRELLSSPAQE
- a CDS encoding type IV pilus assembly protein FimV; the protein is MDVFTALASSLALMLVYYSLRQFWRHMRYTKPVQRGIDPVGEAEVFLAYGRTREAVRVLKDSLKDDPDNLHAKVALLRAYSNARDSKAYVSLARDVHPQVQGQPVWHTIRENGRELAPQEPLFSKR
- the aroK gene encoding shikimate kinase AroK, with amino-acid sequence MPAMEKLAGNFFLVGLMGAGKTTVGRALARRTGKTFYDSDQEIEARTGVRVATIFDIEGEMRFRNREACVIRDLAQQRDIVLATGGGAVLREENRKVLASHGTVIYLRASIDDLLARTQHDKNRPLLQIADPRAKLESLFNERDPFYREIADIIIDTTQQNVNLLVGRLVDQLLDSPHHPKETD
- the aroB gene encoding 3-dehydroquinate synthase codes for the protein MITLDLILPDTRYPIHIGHGLLEQVDLLLPHLPLPKAAIVSNATVAPLYLQRLQQALEARGVACSSVVLPDGEQHKDWQTLNLIFDALLSGNAERKTTLIALGGGVIGDMTGFAAACYQRGAPFIQIPTTLLAQVDSSVGGKTAINHPLGKNMIGAFYQPKAVIADMELLATLPDRELSAGLAEVIKYGLLGDAGFLAWLEANMAKLRARDGDALQYAVKRSCEMKAAIVAEDEKENGVRALLNLGHTFGHAIEAGMGYGAWLHGEAVAAGMVLAAAASAELGWIGRDEAERVRRLIAAAGLPVKAPSMPTEQWLNLMSHDKKVEAGTVRFVLLRELGQAVIKSGLDTALLDKILRENS
- the pilQ gene encoding type IV pilus secretin PilQ, with amino-acid sequence MKRLGIALWTGLALCLSGGLAAAAPAITALDAGKVDGNRQTLQITFDGPAVKPNSFALSNPPRIALDFANTGVKMAKPSLNVDSPLLRSAVAVEASGRSRLVLSLARNASYRSEVSGNRLLLTLDGSMSTEQAATPQELVPTSRADAQAQIAAKGAAGLDFRRGRNGEGRVELALPSANTPVDIRRDGANLVVDIAGASLPPQLVRRVDVTDFGTPVAKVDAANLGGNIRVTVIPQGDWEYSSYQTDGKLVVEVRRPALETAGGAAGKPQYKGDKLSLNFQNIEVRTVLQVIAEFTGLNVVTSDSVTGNITLRLKDVPWDQALDLILQSKGLDQRRNGNIIQIAPRDELLARDKQVQEARQQLATLEPLRSETFVLRYRSAEDFKKVLDGDNNSGKKESLLSERGSVLIDPKTNTLIVNDIGTAIDKIRDVITKTDIPVKQVLIEARIVEATDNWERDLGIKLTYDRMDPKGIISGNPLGTNVNNVTNLNNNQPYVIQTTPAGVNLPIATPYGTLSALYNVGHSVILGLELQAMQAEDKGRIISSPRVMTADRQEASIEQGTEIPYQEASSSGATSVSFKKAVLRLNVKPQITPDNHVIMDITVNKDSANFEKTVNGTPSLSTEKIITQVLVENGGTVVLGGIYQQQLNDVINKVPFLGDIPLLGALFRSSQKIDKRSELLIFITPKVINDLVAESR